In Immundisolibacter sp., the following proteins share a genomic window:
- a CDS encoding exodeoxyribonuclease III yields the protein MPLKIITLNVNGIRSAWRKGLADFLAREQADLVCLQETRVQHPQLTEEMRAPHLCQSFFHHATKPGYSGVAIYTKRAPDRVVEGLGWPDFDAEGRWLQVDYGKLSVVSLYLPSGSSSEARQQIKFGVMERLTPHLKQMLADGREWIICGDINIAHKNIDIKNWRGNQKNSGFLPEERAWLDVLFGDIGWVDAFRVVNQEAEQYTWWSNRGQAWARNVGWRIDYQLVSPGLRDTVRSARIHKDERFSDHAPLIMEYAIELP from the coding sequence ATGCCCCTGAAAATCATCACCCTGAACGTGAACGGCATTCGTTCGGCCTGGCGCAAGGGCCTGGCGGACTTTCTGGCGCGCGAACAGGCCGACCTGGTGTGCCTGCAGGAAACCCGCGTCCAGCACCCGCAATTGACCGAGGAAATGCGGGCGCCGCACCTTTGCCAGAGCTTTTTCCACCATGCCACGAAGCCCGGCTACAGCGGCGTTGCCATATACACAAAACGCGCCCCGGACCGGGTGGTCGAGGGCCTGGGCTGGCCGGACTTCGACGCCGAGGGGCGCTGGTTGCAGGTCGATTACGGGAAGCTGAGCGTGGTGTCGCTGTACCTGCCATCGGGCTCCAGCAGCGAGGCGCGCCAGCAGATCAAGTTCGGGGTCATGGAGCGCCTGACGCCGCACCTGAAGCAGATGCTGGCCGACGGGCGCGAGTGGATCATCTGCGGCGACATCAACATCGCCCACAAGAACATCGACATCAAGAACTGGCGCGGCAACCAAAAAAACTCCGGCTTCCTGCCCGAGGAGCGGGCCTGGCTGGATGTGCTGTTCGGCGACATCGGCTGGGTGGATGCGTTTCGCGTCGTCAACCAGGAGGCCGAGCAATACACCTGGTGGTCCAACCGCGGCCAGGCCTGGGCCAGGAACGTCGGCTGGCGCATTGACTACCAGCTCGTCTCGCCCGGCCTGCGGGACACGGTACGCAGCGCGCGCATCCACAAGGACGAGCGCTTCTCGGACCACGCGCCGCTGATCATGGAGTACGCCATCGAGCTGCCCTGA
- a CDS encoding aromatic ring-hydroxylating dioxygenase subunit alpha: MDQITDRDGLKLAELLDCVQDAPDQGRFEVARRIFADPAIFELEMRNIFESTWVYLAHESQIPNANDFVAARIGRKPVLVTRGEDGQVHAFLNSCSHRGAELTSSKRGNRRALTCPYHGWVYDSSGRCVNVDAEPRGGYPDYFAGLSHDLARVKVGVYRGFVFGSLNESVEPLAQYLGGSAAVIDAMADQSPDGLELLRGGIRYTCRANWKMQLENIDGYHFFPVHTSYIGLILERQKKATNTLKTIDPTQMASLPGGSYQFENGHSMDWGLMPNGDDRPLGFQRERITRQFGPDKARWMIDAVRNLVVFPNLLLMDQSSSTVRIVHPLSVDQTLIEVYCVAPRGEPKAARERRLRQFEDFLGPAGLATPDDQAVMEACQRGFTASRRPYLQGHFRGMTHVTAGADDNARAIGLAPQFSGSDIDDETFTHTQYRQWLRLMTQAD, encoded by the coding sequence ATGGACCAGATCACCGACCGCGACGGCCTGAAACTCGCCGAACTGCTCGACTGCGTGCAGGACGCCCCGGACCAGGGTCGCTTCGAGGTGGCGCGGCGCATCTTTGCCGACCCGGCCATCTTCGAACTCGAAATGCGCAACATCTTCGAGTCGACCTGGGTCTACCTGGCCCACGAGAGCCAGATCCCGAACGCCAACGACTTCGTGGCCGCCCGCATCGGCCGCAAGCCGGTGCTGGTCACGCGCGGCGAGGACGGGCAGGTCCACGCCTTCCTGAACAGCTGCTCGCACCGCGGCGCGGAGCTGACCAGCAGCAAGCGCGGCAACAGGCGCGCCCTGACCTGCCCGTATCATGGCTGGGTGTACGACAGCAGCGGCCGCTGCGTGAACGTGGATGCCGAGCCGCGCGGCGGCTACCCGGACTACTTCGCCGGCCTGTCGCACGATCTGGCGCGGGTCAAGGTCGGCGTGTACCGCGGCTTCGTGTTCGGCAGCCTGAACGAGTCCGTGGAGCCGCTTGCGCAGTACCTTGGCGGCTCGGCGGCGGTCATCGACGCCATGGCCGACCAGTCCCCGGACGGCCTGGAGCTGCTGCGCGGCGGCATCCGCTACACCTGCCGCGCCAACTGGAAGATGCAGCTGGAGAACATCGACGGCTATCACTTCTTTCCGGTCCACACCAGCTACATCGGGCTGATCCTGGAGCGGCAAAAGAAAGCCACCAACACCCTCAAGACCATCGACCCGACGCAGATGGCCAGCCTGCCGGGCGGCAGCTACCAGTTCGAGAACGGCCACAGCATGGACTGGGGCCTGATGCCCAACGGCGACGACCGCCCGCTGGGCTTCCAGCGCGAGCGCATCACGCGCCAGTTCGGCCCGGACAAGGCGCGCTGGATGATCGACGCCGTGCGCAACCTGGTGGTGTTCCCGAACCTGCTGCTGATGGACCAGTCGTCCTCGACGGTGCGCATCGTGCATCCGCTGTCGGTCGATCAGACCCTGATCGAGGTGTACTGCGTGGCGCCCAGGGGTGAGCCAAAAGCCGCGCGCGAACGCCGACTGCGCCAGTTCGAGGACTTCCTGGGGCCGGCGGGCCTGGCCACGCCGGACGATCAGGCGGTGATGGAAGCCTGCCAGCGCGGCTTCACGGCCTCACGCCGGCCGTATCTGCAGGGGCATTTTCGCGGCATGACGCATGTGACCGCCGGCGCCGACGACAACGCCAGGGCAATAGGGCTTGCGCCGCAGTTCAGCGGCAGCGACATCGACGATGAGACCTTCACCCACACCCAGTACCGGCAGTGGCTGCGCCTGATGACGCAGGCGGACTGA
- a CDS encoding zinc ribbon domain-containing protein: MTFARSLGTVRVHLTQLNRQPLSRAALVIVLLLDAFVLSSIFDGLARHTAQLAQPYEAVPARCRDIVLDRQWTPAGRLEQLGEVVNAHTAASAWQARASGVNPHPVCAPVVGAIDAVLADGALAKRFDDARALRRQSADLRTQIERLKGSYDTALLEKIAGAEAPTRADTLGRELAAKTGALEEATGRLAQLEAAIAGEARVQALWQRIDAVQADDRERLRADLRQLETWYPVRRLGWELLFLAPLLGLFYAWNAASIRRGRAVQTLVSAHLLVVAFIPVLCKLLQLVYDILPRRFLRQLMMLLESAHLVALWNYLVIALAVAASLTLIYVVQNKLFARDKLLSRRIARGQCQDCGLALPPDSAFCPACGFGQFAPCPHCGLASHVHGRYCRECGQAMGRGSAQ; the protein is encoded by the coding sequence ATGACGTTCGCACGCAGCCTGGGCACAGTCCGCGTCCATCTGACGCAACTGAACCGCCAGCCGCTCAGCCGGGCGGCGCTGGTCATCGTGTTGCTGCTCGATGCGTTCGTGCTCAGCTCGATCTTCGACGGCCTGGCCCGGCACACCGCGCAGCTCGCGCAGCCATATGAGGCGGTGCCGGCGCGCTGCCGCGACATCGTGCTCGACCGGCAATGGACGCCTGCCGGGCGACTGGAACAGCTCGGCGAGGTGGTGAACGCGCACACGGCGGCATCCGCCTGGCAGGCACGGGCGTCCGGCGTCAACCCGCATCCGGTGTGCGCGCCCGTGGTCGGGGCAATCGACGCCGTGCTGGCCGACGGCGCACTGGCCAAGCGATTCGACGATGCGCGTGCGCTGCGTCGCCAAAGTGCCGACCTGCGCACGCAGATCGAGCGCCTGAAGGGCAGCTACGACACGGCGCTGCTCGAAAAGATCGCCGGCGCCGAGGCGCCGACGCGCGCCGACACGCTGGGCCGTGAGCTGGCGGCCAAGACCGGCGCACTCGAGGAGGCGACCGGCCGCCTGGCGCAGCTCGAAGCCGCCATCGCCGGCGAGGCCCGCGTACAGGCGCTGTGGCAGCGCATCGACGCCGTGCAGGCCGACGACCGCGAGCGCCTGCGCGCCGATCTGCGGCAGCTCGAGACCTGGTATCCGGTGCGCCGTCTGGGCTGGGAGCTGCTGTTCCTGGCGCCGCTGCTGGGGCTTTTCTATGCCTGGAATGCGGCCAGCATCCGCCGCGGCCGGGCGGTGCAGACGCTGGTGTCCGCGCACCTGCTGGTGGTGGCGTTCATTCCGGTGCTGTGCAAGCTGCTGCAGCTGGTATACGACATCCTGCCGCGGCGCTTTCTGCGGCAGTTGATGATGCTGCTGGAATCGGCGCACCTGGTCGCACTGTGGAATTACCTGGTGATCGCGCTTGCCGTCGCCGCCAGCCTGACGCTGATCTACGTGGTGCAGAACAAGCTGTTCGCGCGCGACAAGCTGCTCTCCCGGCGCATCGCCCGCGGCCAGTGTCAGGACTGCGGCCTGGCGCTGCCGCCGGACAGCGCGTTCTGCCCGGCCTGCGGCTTCGGACAATTCGCGCCGTGCCCGCACTGCGGGCTGGCCAGCCACGTGCACGGCCGCTATTGTCGGGAGTGCGGGCAGGCGATGGGTCGGGGATCAGCCCAATAG
- a CDS encoding isochorismatase family cysteine hydrolase, which yields MALSIDKSKTALLVMDVQNDITHPDSPMAQQLGFAGMIQQTGMLNKLRRLMDACRASAVPVIHVLIDLEAGVQPRWPHRGAFFEMVGGGKVCKRGTWGGDPAELVKPLPGEPVVYKCIFSAFVSSGLQELLDGRGITDLILSGVSTDAVVESTAWDANDRGYSNILAEDCCVCGTQEAHEITVRRMAGRLDIATADQIIAALG from the coding sequence ATGGCCCTCAGCATCGACAAGTCCAAGACCGCCCTGCTGGTAATGGACGTGCAAAACGACATCACGCATCCGGATTCCCCCATGGCACAGCAACTGGGCTTCGCCGGCATGATCCAGCAGACCGGCATGCTCAACAAGCTGCGCCGCCTGATGGACGCCTGCCGGGCCAGCGCCGTACCGGTGATCCATGTGCTGATCGATCTTGAAGCCGGCGTGCAGCCGCGCTGGCCGCACCGCGGCGCGTTCTTTGAGATGGTCGGCGGCGGCAAGGTGTGCAAGCGCGGCACCTGGGGCGGCGATCCGGCCGAACTGGTCAAGCCGCTGCCGGGCGAGCCGGTGGTCTACAAGTGCATCTTCAGCGCCTTCGTGAGCTCCGGCCTGCAGGAGCTGCTCGACGGCCGCGGCATCACCGACTTGATCCTGAGCGGCGTCAGCACCGACGCGGTGGTGGAATCCACGGCCTGGGACGCCAACGACCGCGGCTACAGCAACATCCTGGCCGAGGACTGCTGCGTGTGCGGCACGCAGGAGGCGCACGAGATCACCGTGCGGCGCATGGCCGGGCGCCTGGACATCGCGACCGCCGACCAAATCATCGCCGCGCTGGGCTGA
- the gltS gene encoding sodium/glutamate symporter, translated as MFALGMIETLALAALAVAVGQGLRRWVPVLARYDLPAPVLGGLLVAVMVSLLRRDGQDLVRFDTTLQAPLMIAFFTTIGFGASLRLLRVGGVQVAWFLAIATVAALLQNLLGASLALAMGLPPLLGVLAGSVTLTGGPATGLAFAPLFEQAGVNGATGVAVTAAMSGIVMGGLFGGPVAGRIIARRRLYSTTARALPAAEPASPEQATDTAAPLQRAVILILLAMWLGDYLARGFTALGITLPAYIGAMLAAAVLRNLGDRQPLLHVPTQAMQDLGAVALSLFIAMALMTLKLWELVDLALPLLALLLAQALLLALLCQWVFRLMGRDFDAAVMAGGFYGFMMGTTANAVANMQALTDRYGPAPRAFLVVPLVGAFFIDFVNALLITAFLNLLG; from the coding sequence TTGTTTGCCCTTGGCATGATCGAGACGCTGGCGCTGGCGGCGCTGGCAGTGGCGGTCGGCCAGGGGCTGCGGCGCTGGGTGCCGGTGCTGGCGCGCTACGACCTGCCGGCGCCGGTGCTGGGCGGGCTACTGGTGGCGGTCATGGTCAGCCTGCTGCGCCGGGACGGGCAGGATCTGGTGCGCTTCGACACCACGCTGCAGGCTCCGCTGATGATCGCCTTTTTCACCACCATCGGCTTTGGCGCCAGCCTGCGCCTGTTGCGAGTGGGCGGCGTGCAGGTGGCGTGGTTCCTGGCCATCGCCACCGTCGCCGCGCTGCTGCAGAACCTGCTCGGGGCGAGCCTGGCGCTGGCGATGGGCCTGCCGCCGCTGCTGGGCGTGCTGGCCGGTTCGGTCACGCTCACCGGCGGCCCGGCGACCGGCCTTGCCTTCGCGCCGCTGTTCGAGCAGGCCGGCGTCAACGGCGCCACGGGGGTGGCGGTCACGGCCGCCATGAGCGGCATCGTCATGGGCGGCCTGTTTGGCGGCCCGGTGGCCGGGCGCATCATTGCCCGCCGGCGGCTGTACTCGACCACTGCCCGTGCGCTGCCCGCGGCGGAGCCCGCATCCCCGGAACAGGCGACCGACACCGCGGCGCCGCTGCAGCGGGCGGTGATCCTGATCCTGCTGGCGATGTGGCTCGGCGACTATCTGGCGCGCGGCTTCACGGCCCTGGGCATCACCCTGCCGGCCTACATCGGCGCCATGCTGGCGGCGGCCGTGCTGCGCAACCTCGGGGACCGGCAGCCGCTGCTGCATGTGCCGACGCAGGCCATGCAGGACCTGGGCGCCGTGGCGCTGTCGCTGTTCATCGCCATGGCGCTGATGACGCTCAAGCTGTGGGAGCTGGTCGATCTGGCGCTGCCGCTGCTGGCGCTGCTGCTGGCGCAGGCGCTGCTGCTGGCGCTGCTGTGCCAGTGGGTGTTTCGGCTGATGGGGCGGGATTTCGACGCCGCCGTGATGGCCGGCGGTTTCTACGGCTTCATGATGGGCACCACCGCCAACGCAGTCGCCAACATGCAGGCCCTGACCGACCGCTACGGCCCGGCGCCGCGGGCCTTTCTGGTGGTGCCCTTGGTCGGTGCGTTCTTCATCGATTTCGTGAACGCGCTGCTGATTACGGCGTTCCTGAACCTATTGGGCTGA
- the pyrE gene encoding orotate phosphoribosyltransferase, whose product MEAYQREFFEFAIGSGVLKFGQFTLKSGRNSPYFFNAGLFNSGQRLRRLGGFYAAALVRSGVAFDMLFGPAYKGIPLVAATAIALAGEHGRDVPFAFDRKEAKDHGEGGVIVGAPLAGRVVVVDDVISSGLSVQHSADLIGAAGADLAAVLVALDRQERGQGERSAVAEVTARHGVPVIAVAGLEQLVQFLEEDSQHAPAADIRAYRARYGAS is encoded by the coding sequence GTGGAAGCTTATCAGCGCGAGTTTTTCGAGTTCGCCATCGGCAGCGGCGTACTGAAATTTGGGCAGTTCACCCTAAAGTCTGGCCGAAACAGTCCGTATTTCTTTAACGCAGGACTGTTCAACAGCGGCCAGCGCCTGCGCCGCCTGGGCGGTTTCTACGCGGCGGCGCTGGTGCGCTCGGGAGTGGCCTTCGACATGCTGTTCGGGCCCGCCTACAAGGGCATCCCGCTGGTGGCGGCCACGGCCATCGCGCTGGCCGGCGAGCATGGCCGCGATGTGCCCTTTGCCTTCGATCGCAAGGAGGCGAAGGACCATGGCGAGGGCGGCGTGATCGTCGGTGCGCCCCTGGCCGGCCGGGTGGTGGTGGTGGATGACGTGATTTCGTCGGGCCTGTCGGTGCAGCACTCGGCGGACCTGATTGGCGCCGCCGGGGCCGATCTGGCGGCGGTGCTGGTGGCACTCGACCGGCAGGAGCGCGGCCAGGGTGAGCGTTCGGCAGTGGCCGAGGTGACGGCGCGCCACGGCGTGCCGGTGATCGCGGTGGCAGGACTCGAGCAACTGGTGCAATTTCTTGAAGAAGATTCGCAACACGCACCGGCTGCGGACATCCGCGCCTACCGGGCCCGCTACGGCGCGAGCTGA
- a CDS encoding acyl-CoA dehydrogenase: MTAALWLLALLLMGSVVAYRRLERTPATTVLGATLLLASVGGLSWWLALPLWLLWLAVTVLLFADDWRREYVTAPVLDFYRRKLPPLSDTEREAMQAGSVWWERELFSGQPDWERLGGFADPPPSDDEQAFLDGPVERLCAQLDDWRITHVDADLPPQVWQTLREEGFFGLMIPTEFGGKGFSHRAHSAVVMKLASRSVTAAITVMVPNSLGPAELIRHYGTPAQKDHYLPRLASGQDIPCFALTGPQAGSDAGALPDAGVVCRGQHEGEEVLGVRLSFEKRYITLGPVATLIGLAFTLRDPDRLLGGAVERGITVLLLPADTPGVSRGERHLPLDVPFQNGPLHGKDVFAPLEWIIGGEAGIGRGWQMLVSCLSEGRGISLPALSTGVVKVAARHTGAYARVREQFGLPIGRFEGVQEALARIGGQCYQMDAARRLTLYALDEGERPAVVTAILKYHLTERGRRVVNDAMDVQAGSGVMLGPRNFLGRYYQVMPVAITVEGANILTRSLIIFGQGAVRAHPYVLDEMQAAQEEDPDLALKRFDPLLLAHGAYLLGNAARSFWLGLSRGRLAQVPGDGPLGRYQQRLSWMSAAFALAADITMLVVGGDLKRRERLSARLGDVLSELYLASAVLWRHAQQGQPQDDLPLLRWAMDDCLARMASAFDGLFANYPNRALGCLLRWLVFPTGRPSRGPDDALDKQVAELLLAPGETRDRLTGGIYLTRDAAEAIGRLELAIEQADLAGQAQRKLRGALKAGALSADQDVLAQAQDAGVLDAGEAAVLAQYQALVREIIAVDAFPADSFARSATA; this comes from the coding sequence ATGACCGCCGCGCTGTGGCTGCTGGCGCTGCTGCTGATGGGCAGCGTGGTGGCTTATCGCCGACTCGAGCGCACGCCGGCCACCACGGTGTTGGGCGCGACGCTGCTGCTGGCGAGCGTCGGCGGCCTGTCGTGGTGGCTGGCGCTGCCGCTGTGGCTGCTGTGGCTGGCCGTGACCGTGCTGCTGTTTGCCGATGACTGGCGGCGCGAGTATGTGACCGCGCCGGTGCTGGACTTCTATCGCCGGAAACTGCCGCCGCTGTCGGACACCGAGCGCGAGGCGATGCAGGCCGGCAGTGTGTGGTGGGAGCGCGAGCTGTTCTCCGGCCAGCCGGATTGGGAGCGGCTCGGCGGCTTTGCCGATCCGCCGCCGAGCGACGACGAGCAGGCCTTCCTGGACGGCCCGGTCGAGCGGCTGTGCGCGCAGCTCGACGACTGGCGCATCACGCACGTCGACGCCGATCTGCCGCCGCAGGTGTGGCAGACGCTGCGCGAGGAAGGCTTCTTCGGATTGATGATCCCGACCGAGTTCGGCGGCAAGGGTTTCAGCCACCGGGCGCATTCGGCGGTGGTGATGAAACTCGCCAGCCGCAGCGTGACTGCCGCCATCACCGTCATGGTGCCCAATTCGCTCGGGCCGGCCGAGTTGATCCGCCACTACGGCACGCCGGCGCAAAAGGATCATTACCTGCCGCGCCTGGCCAGCGGCCAGGACATTCCCTGCTTTGCCCTGACCGGCCCGCAGGCCGGGTCGGATGCCGGGGCGCTGCCGGATGCGGGCGTGGTCTGCCGCGGCCAGCATGAAGGCGAGGAGGTGCTCGGCGTGCGCCTGAGCTTCGAGAAGCGCTACATCACCCTCGGTCCGGTGGCGACGCTGATCGGTCTGGCCTTCACGCTGCGCGATCCGGATCGCTTGCTCGGCGGCGCGGTCGAGCGTGGCATCACGGTGCTGCTGCTGCCGGCCGATACGCCCGGCGTGAGCCGCGGCGAGCGCCACTTGCCGCTGGATGTGCCGTTCCAGAATGGCCCGCTGCACGGCAAGGACGTGTTCGCGCCGCTGGAGTGGATCATCGGCGGCGAGGCCGGCATCGGCCGCGGCTGGCAGATGCTGGTCAGCTGTTTGTCGGAAGGCCGCGGCATCTCGCTGCCGGCGCTGTCCACCGGCGTGGTCAAGGTGGCCGCCCGCCACACCGGCGCCTATGCCCGGGTGCGCGAGCAGTTCGGGCTGCCGATCGGCCGCTTCGAGGGCGTGCAGGAGGCCCTGGCCCGCATCGGCGGCCAGTGCTACCAGATGGATGCGGCCCGCCGCCTGACGCTGTACGCGCTGGACGAGGGTGAGCGGCCGGCGGTGGTGACGGCGATCCTGAAATACCACCTCACCGAGCGCGGCCGGCGCGTGGTCAACGACGCTATGGACGTGCAGGCCGGCAGCGGCGTCATGCTCGGGCCGCGCAATTTCCTGGGCCGCTACTATCAGGTCATGCCGGTGGCGATCACGGTCGAGGGCGCCAACATCCTCACCCGCAGCCTGATCATCTTCGGCCAAGGCGCGGTGCGCGCTCACCCGTACGTGCTGGACGAAATGCAGGCCGCGCAGGAGGAAGACCCCGACCTGGCGCTGAAGCGCTTCGATCCGCTGCTGCTGGCGCACGGCGCCTACCTGCTGGGCAATGCCGCGCGCAGCTTCTGGCTGGGTCTGAGTCGGGGCCGCCTGGCGCAGGTGCCCGGCGACGGCCCGCTCGGCCGCTACCAGCAGCGCCTGTCGTGGATGAGTGCGGCCTTTGCGCTGGCCGCGGACATCACCATGCTGGTCGTGGGCGGGGACCTGAAACGCCGCGAGCGCCTGTCGGCGCGTCTGGGCGACGTGCTGTCGGAGCTGTACCTGGCCAGCGCCGTGCTGTGGCGGCACGCCCAGCAGGGCCAGCCGCAGGACGACCTGCCGCTGCTGCGCTGGGCGATGGATGACTGCCTGGCGCGCATGGCCAGCGCCTTCGATGGTCTGTTCGCCAACTACCCCAACCGTGCGCTCGGTTGCCTGCTGCGTTGGCTGGTCTTTCCGACCGGCCGGCCGAGCCGCGGACCGGACGACGCGCTGGATAAGCAGGTGGCGGAATTGCTGCTCGCGCCGGGCGAGACGCGCGACCGCCTGACGGGCGGCATTTACCTCACGCGCGACGCGGCCGAGGCCATCGGCCGGCTGGAGCTGGCCATCGAACAGGCCGACCTCGCCGGCCAGGCGCAGCGCAAGCTGCGTGGCGCGCTCAAGGCCGGCGCCCTCTCGGCTGACCAGGACGTGCTGGCCCAGGCGCAGGACGCCGGCGTGCTGGATGCCGGCGAGGCAGCAGTGCTGGCGCAATACCAGGCGCTGGTGCGCGAGATCATTGCCGTCGACGCCTTCCCGGCCGACAGCTTCGCGCGCTCCGCTACCGCGTGA
- a CDS encoding long-chain fatty acid--CoA ligase, with amino-acid sequence MTRSAPHAVIPWQQAGTLAGLLRERLARSPDAVAYRHFVDDVWHALSWREVARRVGRFQAALRNEHLPAGARVAVMLPNGPDWVCFDLAALALGLVTVPIYRDDRPDNAGYVLEHSGAALLLTESADQWQALLPHGYLGALQRVVLAQGEADDDRVLSLNHWLPAQGEFAVECTDGEALASIVYTSGTTGRPKGVMLRHRNMLWNAAAAESMVPVRPDDVFLSFLPLSHTLERTIGYYLPLLAGATVAFGRGIQHLADDLLAVRPSVLVSVPRVFERSAVAIRDSIAKRPWPVRQLFAAALELGWRDFERAQGRARGTPLLAALPLLRRLVARPVLDRLGGRLRVAICGGAALPADVAQLFISLGLPLLQGYGLTEASPVLTVNTLDDNRPDSVGLPLPDVQLRLGAGDELLAKSPGVMAGYWHDAEASAAVIDADGWLHTGDIAAQRGRHWYITGRLKDIIVLANGEKVPPVDIEQALMLDPLIHQALLVGEGRPYLAAILVLHRQQWAQLAAELGLDADAPASLTDPRAERAVLARTETALHAFPGYARLRRVHLTLEEWTEANGLLTATQKARRGKLAERYGEVIEALYRA; translated from the coding sequence GTGACCCGCAGCGCGCCGCACGCCGTCATCCCCTGGCAGCAGGCCGGCACGCTCGCCGGCCTGCTGCGCGAGCGTCTGGCGCGCAGCCCGGACGCTGTCGCCTATCGGCATTTCGTGGACGACGTCTGGCATGCGCTGAGCTGGCGCGAGGTCGCGCGGCGGGTCGGCCGCTTTCAGGCCGCGCTGCGCAACGAGCATCTGCCGGCCGGAGCGCGGGTGGCGGTGATGCTGCCCAACGGCCCGGACTGGGTATGTTTCGACCTGGCCGCATTGGCGCTCGGCCTGGTGACGGTGCCCATCTACCGCGACGACCGGCCGGACAACGCCGGCTACGTGCTGGAGCACTCCGGCGCCGCCCTGCTGCTGACCGAAAGCGCCGACCAGTGGCAGGCGCTGCTGCCGCACGGCTACCTGGGTGCCCTGCAGCGGGTGGTGCTGGCGCAGGGCGAGGCCGATGACGACCGGGTGCTGTCGCTGAACCACTGGCTGCCGGCGCAGGGCGAGTTTGCGGTGGAGTGCACCGACGGCGAGGCGCTGGCCAGCATCGTCTACACCTCCGGCACCACCGGCCGGCCCAAGGGCGTCATGCTTCGTCATCGCAACATGCTGTGGAATGCCGCGGCGGCGGAATCCATGGTGCCGGTCAGGCCGGACGATGTGTTCCTGTCCTTCCTGCCGCTGTCGCACACGCTCGAGCGCACCATCGGCTACTACCTGCCGCTGCTGGCCGGCGCTACGGTCGCCTTCGGGCGCGGTATCCAGCACCTCGCGGACGATCTGCTCGCCGTACGTCCGAGCGTGCTGGTCAGCGTGCCGCGCGTGTTCGAACGCAGCGCCGTCGCCATCCGCGACAGCATCGCCAAGCGCCCGTGGCCGGTGCGCCAGCTGTTCGCTGCGGCGCTCGAGCTCGGCTGGCGGGATTTCGAGCGCGCACAGGGCCGGGCGCGTGGCACGCCACTGCTGGCCGCCCTGCCGTTGCTGCGCCGCCTGGTGGCGCGGCCGGTGCTCGATCGCCTCGGCGGTCGGCTGCGCGTGGCCATCTGCGGCGGCGCCGCCCTGCCAGCGGACGTGGCGCAGCTGTTCATCAGCCTCGGCCTGCCGCTGCTGCAGGGCTATGGCCTGACCGAAGCCAGCCCCGTGCTCACCGTCAACACGCTGGACGACAACCGGCCGGACAGCGTCGGCCTGCCGTTGCCGGACGTGCAACTGCGCCTCGGTGCGGGCGACGAACTGCTCGCCAAAAGCCCCGGCGTGATGGCCGGTTACTGGCACGACGCCGAAGCCAGCGCCGCCGTGATCGATGCCGACGGCTGGCTGCACACCGGCGACATCGCCGCCCAGCGGGGCCGCCACTGGTACATCACCGGCCGCCTGAAGGACATCATCGTGCTCGCCAACGGCGAGAAGGTGCCGCCGGTCGACATCGAACAGGCGCTGATGCTCGACCCGCTGATCCATCAGGCCCTGCTGGTCGGCGAGGGGCGGCCGTATCTGGCCGCCATACTGGTGCTGCATCGCCAGCAGTGGGCGCAGCTTGCCGCCGAACTGGGGCTGGATGCCGACGCCCCCGCCTCCCTGACCGACCCGCGCGCCGAACGGGCGGTACTGGCACGCACCGAGACCGCGCTGCACGCCTTTCCGGGCTACGCCCGGCTGCGCCGCGTGCATCTGACCCTCGAGGAATGGACCGAAGCCAACGGTCTGCTGACCGCCACCCAGAAGGCGCGACGCGGGAAGTTGGCTGAACGCTACGGCGAGGTCATCGAGGCACTGTATCGGGCATGA